From a single Planctellipticum variicoloris genomic region:
- a CDS encoding glycosyltransferase family 9 protein, which produces MTRGGRFSFGIAAEDLRSLSPRRICLIKPSALGDIVQTLPLLPVLRAAFPRAEVTWVINRELRGLVDGHPDLAGVIPFHRRGTARDWLTLFGSLARSRFDLVLDLQGLLRTAVMTAVTGAPIRVGLQTAREGAHLTVNCTIPDTTRQVPAHARNWRLAEVLGLGDHPRQTIIATSADDDAWASQQLGGLPRPLLAFHPGARWETKRWPVERFAAVAARAMQSWGAGVVILGSPAERPDAELLQQQIAGLVPRGLVRNLTGSSTLKQLSALLSRVDVAVSNDSGPMHLAAGLGTPTLGIFTCTSAVQSGPPGPAHELVSTTVDCAASYRKTCPHHGARKHCCHAELDVERVWRGLQRLIERNALAPFRSTRAA; this is translated from the coding sequence ATGACGCGCGGCGGCCGTTTCTCCTTCGGGATTGCGGCAGAGGACTTGCGTTCGCTCTCTCCCCGGCGGATTTGCCTGATCAAGCCCAGCGCGCTGGGTGACATCGTGCAGACCCTGCCGTTGCTCCCCGTCCTGCGCGCAGCATTTCCACGAGCCGAAGTCACCTGGGTCATCAACCGGGAGCTGCGCGGCCTCGTCGATGGTCACCCCGATCTGGCGGGCGTCATTCCGTTTCATCGTCGGGGGACCGCCCGAGACTGGTTGACTCTCTTCGGCAGCTTGGCTCGCAGCCGGTTTGATCTCGTCCTCGACCTGCAGGGACTGCTGCGAACCGCCGTGATGACCGCTGTTACCGGCGCCCCGATCCGCGTCGGCCTGCAAACCGCGCGCGAAGGCGCCCACCTGACCGTCAACTGCACAATCCCCGACACAACACGCCAGGTTCCCGCCCATGCCCGCAACTGGCGTCTGGCCGAGGTGCTTGGTCTGGGCGATCATCCCCGACAGACAATCATCGCGACTTCCGCGGACGACGACGCCTGGGCCAGTCAGCAGCTCGGGGGCTTGCCGCGCCCCCTGCTGGCGTTTCATCCCGGCGCCCGCTGGGAAACGAAGCGCTGGCCGGTGGAACGCTTTGCCGCCGTGGCGGCCAGGGCCATGCAGTCCTGGGGAGCCGGAGTCGTCATTCTGGGGAGCCCGGCTGAACGACCGGACGCCGAATTGCTGCAGCAGCAGATCGCGGGACTCGTCCCGCGCGGCCTCGTTCGCAACCTGACCGGTTCGTCGACGCTGAAACAACTGTCCGCATTGCTGAGCCGGGTGGATGTTGCCGTCAGCAACGACTCGGGACCGATGCATCTGGCCGCCGGGCTGGGGACTCCCACGCTCGGCATTTTCACCTGTACCAGCGCGGTCCAGTCAGGGCCTCCCGGACCAGCGCACGAACTGGTTTCAACAACCGTCGACTGCGCCGCCAGTTATCGCAAGACCTGTCCGCACCACGGGGCGCGGAAGCATTGCTGCCACGCCGAACTCGACGTGGAGCGGGTCTGGCGCGGACTGCAGAGACTTATCGAACGGAATGCCCTGGCTCCGTTCCGTTCAACGCGGGCCGCTTGA
- a CDS encoding pyruvate carboxylase, giving the protein MPRIQKLLVANRSEIAIRVCRSAHELGVRTVAIYTFEDRYALHRFKADEAYVIGKPGEPIRAYLDIPAIIRIAQQCGADAIHPGYGFLSENPALAQACVDAGITFVGPSARVLDQLGDKITAREIARKAGVPVLGGSSSPIASIKDGEKLAASLGYPIILKAAKGGGGRGMRVVQTQKEFAGLFEQAQRESLTAFGSPDIFVEKFIPRPRHIEVQLLGDQHGHLVHLFERDCSVQRRHQKVVEIAPAPFLEPEIRNEICESALKIGKAVSYQNAGTVEFLYDTDEHKFYFIEVNPRIQVEHTVTEEVTGIDIVKSQILIAQGTPLSDPEIDLADQSAIRTNGFAIQCRVTTEDPANNFMPDYGRLSHYRSSGGVGVRLDSGSAFSGAVVNPFYDSLLVKVSVRGRRFQDAAGRMERCLQEFRIRGVKTNIPFLVKVMTHPRFLSGGFTTRFIDETPSLFQFAPRKDRATKVLTFLGETIVNGAKATPAALVAKINRAPAPVPDVDLNVAPPAGSRDKFKELGIEKFQQWILKQRQLLITDTTFRDAHQSLLATRFRTHDLLQIADYYARDCAQLFSLEMWGGATFDTSLRFLKECPWQRLADMRSKIPNILFQMLLRASNAVGYTNYPDNIVREFVKEAAQAGMDIFRVFDSLNWAPNMKVAMEAVQKAGGICEAAICYTGDILNPERPKYDLKYYVELAKELEKMGAHILAIKDMAGLCKPQAAELLVKTLKQEIGIPIHFHTHDTAGIQGASILMGSEAGLDIADAAMAPMSGGTSQPNLNAIVEALRFSRRHTGLETSKLDAAARYWEAVRNYYLPFETVMLPATGDLYQHEMPGGQYTNLYQQAKALGLAERWPEVCQVYAEVNQLFGDIVKVTPSSKSVGDMALFMVANNYTSADILDESRELAFPESVIDLIGGRMGQPPGGFPKKVQKRILGDLKPVKGRPGASLPAADFAAAKDKVKGILKREPEHRDVVTWLLYPKVYEEYAAHTHKYSDTSGLPTPVFFYGQEPGEEISIEIEPGKTLIVKFLTLGDPHSDGKRTVFFELNGQPRDVTVVDKSLEATGPSNLKADPGNPNHVGASMPGMVVTIGVQAGAAVVKGQKLLTLEAMKMATNVQAERDGRIDKVLVKAGTQVSAGDLLITYA; this is encoded by the coding sequence ATGCCACGCATTCAGAAGCTGCTCGTCGCCAATCGGAGTGAGATTGCCATTCGCGTCTGCCGGAGCGCCCACGAGCTGGGGGTGCGGACGGTGGCGATCTATACGTTCGAAGACCGCTACGCCCTGCACCGGTTCAAGGCGGACGAGGCCTATGTCATCGGCAAGCCGGGCGAGCCGATCCGGGCGTACCTCGACATCCCCGCGATCATCCGGATCGCCCAGCAGTGCGGCGCGGACGCGATTCATCCCGGCTATGGTTTTCTCTCGGAGAACCCCGCCCTGGCGCAGGCCTGCGTCGACGCCGGAATCACGTTCGTCGGCCCCAGCGCCCGCGTACTCGATCAGCTCGGCGACAAGATCACCGCCCGCGAGATCGCCCGGAAGGCGGGCGTCCCGGTCCTGGGAGGCAGCTCCTCGCCGATCGCCAGCATCAAGGATGGCGAGAAACTGGCGGCCTCGCTGGGCTATCCGATCATTCTGAAAGCGGCCAAGGGCGGGGGCGGACGCGGCATGCGCGTCGTCCAGACCCAGAAGGAATTCGCCGGGCTGTTCGAGCAGGCCCAGCGGGAGTCCCTGACGGCGTTCGGGAGCCCGGACATCTTCGTCGAGAAGTTCATTCCCCGTCCGCGGCACATTGAGGTGCAGTTGCTGGGCGACCAGCACGGGCACCTGGTTCACCTGTTCGAGCGCGACTGCTCCGTTCAGCGGCGGCACCAGAAGGTCGTGGAGATCGCTCCGGCTCCATTCCTGGAGCCCGAAATCCGCAACGAAATCTGCGAGTCGGCCCTGAAGATCGGCAAGGCGGTCAGCTATCAGAACGCCGGAACGGTCGAGTTCCTCTACGACACCGACGAACACAAGTTCTACTTCATCGAAGTGAATCCGCGGATTCAGGTCGAGCATACGGTCACGGAGGAAGTGACCGGCATCGATATCGTGAAGTCGCAGATTCTGATCGCCCAGGGGACGCCGCTGAGCGATCCGGAGATCGATCTCGCCGACCAGTCCGCCATCCGCACGAACGGGTTCGCCATCCAGTGCCGGGTGACGACGGAAGATCCCGCCAACAACTTCATGCCCGACTACGGACGGCTGTCGCATTACCGATCGAGCGGAGGAGTGGGAGTCCGGCTCGACTCGGGAAGTGCATTCTCCGGGGCGGTGGTCAATCCCTTCTACGACTCGCTGCTGGTGAAGGTCTCGGTCCGCGGCCGGCGGTTTCAGGACGCCGCCGGGCGGATGGAACGCTGCCTGCAGGAGTTCCGCATCCGGGGTGTGAAGACCAACATTCCGTTCCTTGTGAAGGTGATGACGCACCCGCGCTTCCTGTCGGGGGGCTTCACCACGCGGTTCATTGATGAAACGCCGTCCCTGTTCCAGTTTGCCCCCCGCAAGGACCGGGCGACGAAGGTGCTGACGTTCCTGGGCGAAACGATCGTCAACGGCGCCAAGGCGACTCCCGCGGCCCTGGTGGCGAAGATCAACCGCGCCCCCGCCCCGGTTCCCGACGTCGATCTGAACGTCGCTCCGCCCGCCGGCAGCCGCGATAAGTTCAAAGAACTGGGAATCGAAAAATTCCAGCAGTGGATTCTGAAGCAGCGGCAATTGCTGATCACGGACACCACGTTCCGCGATGCACACCAGTCGCTGCTGGCGACCCGCTTCCGGACGCACGATCTGCTGCAGATTGCCGATTACTACGCCCGCGACTGTGCGCAGCTCTTTTCGCTGGAAATGTGGGGCGGAGCCACGTTCGACACCTCGCTGCGGTTTCTGAAAGAGTGTCCCTGGCAGCGGCTGGCGGACATGCGGAGCAAGATCCCCAACATCCTGTTCCAGATGCTGCTGCGGGCGTCGAATGCGGTCGGCTATACGAACTATCCGGACAACATCGTCCGCGAGTTCGTCAAAGAGGCAGCCCAGGCGGGGATGGACATTTTCCGCGTGTTCGATTCGCTCAACTGGGCGCCGAACATGAAGGTCGCGATGGAAGCCGTGCAGAAGGCGGGGGGCATCTGCGAAGCGGCGATCTGCTACACAGGGGATATTCTCAATCCCGAGCGTCCGAAGTACGACCTGAAGTACTACGTCGAGCTGGCGAAAGAGCTGGAGAAGATGGGGGCGCACATCCTGGCCATCAAGGACATGGCCGGCCTGTGCAAGCCCCAGGCCGCCGAACTGCTGGTCAAGACGCTCAAGCAGGAAATCGGGATTCCGATCCACTTCCACACGCACGACACGGCGGGGATTCAGGGGGCGTCGATCCTGATGGGGAGCGAGGCCGGCCTCGACATCGCCGACGCCGCCATGGCGCCGATGTCGGGGGGCACCTCGCAGCCCAATCTGAACGCCATCGTCGAAGCGCTGCGCTTCTCCCGCCGACACACCGGGCTGGAAACGAGCAAGCTGGATGCGGCCGCCCGCTACTGGGAAGCGGTCCGGAACTATTACCTGCCGTTCGAGACCGTCATGTTGCCGGCGACGGGCGACCTGTACCAGCACGAGATGCCGGGGGGGCAATACACGAACCTGTATCAGCAGGCCAAGGCTCTGGGACTCGCCGAGCGCTGGCCCGAGGTCTGCCAGGTCTATGCCGAGGTCAATCAGCTCTTCGGCGACATCGTGAAGGTGACTCCCAGTTCGAAGTCCGTGGGGGACATGGCCCTGTTCATGGTCGCCAACAATTACACCTCGGCCGACATTCTGGACGAGAGCCGCGAACTGGCCTTCCCCGAGTCGGTCATCGACCTGATCGGCGGCCGGATGGGGCAACCGCCGGGGGGGTTCCCGAAGAAGGTGCAGAAGCGGATTCTGGGGGACCTGAAGCCGGTCAAGGGCCGGCCGGGAGCGAGCCTGCCGGCGGCCGACTTTGCCGCTGCGAAAGACAAGGTGAAGGGGATTCTCAAGCGGGAACCCGAACACCGCGACGTGGTGACCTGGCTGCTGTATCCCAAGGTCTACGAAGAGTACGCCGCCCACACGCACAAGTACTCCGACACGAGCGGTCTGCCGACGCCGGTCTTCTTCTACGGGCAGGAGCCCGGGGAAGAGATCTCGATCGAGATCGAGCCGGGCAAGACGCTGATCGTGAAGTTCCTGACGCTGGGCGATCCGCATTCGGACGGCAAGCGGACGGTCTTTTTCGAGCTGAACGGGCAGCCGCGCGACGTGACCGTCGTCGACAAGTCGCTGGAGGCGACGGGGCCGTCGAATCTGAAGGCGGATCCGGGGAACCCGAATCACGTCGGGGCCAGCATGCCGGGGATGGTGGTGACGATCGGAGTTCAGGCGGGCGCTGCGGTCGTGAAGGGGCAGAAGCTGCTGACGCTGGAAGCGATGAAGATGGCGACCAACGTCCAGGCGGAACGGGACGGGCGAATCGACAAGGTGCTGGTCAAAGCCGGCACGCAGGTCAGCGCCGGCGATCTGCTCATTACGTATGCCTGA
- a CDS encoding biotin--[acetyl-CoA-carboxylase] ligase — protein sequence MTGSPAEHESALNDLVEQTCLRSVEWLPEVVSTNTLALQQAADVAADQLPRLFWADRQTAGRGRGTNAWWSSEGSLTFSVLLAPSAWGLPEAAWPQVSLATGVAVCEALGELFPGLPVGVKWPNDVFCRGRKLGGILLEPSDRVADRLVIGIGLNVNNSLTGAPDAIRILATSLCDESGGATAREVILTRVLQALDRMCQRLAVGDIDWPVEWSRHCVLTGRRIQVTAGDRVIEGVCAGIDEMGALRVGTLTGIERCLGGTVRVISEV from the coding sequence ATGACTGGCAGCCCCGCGGAGCACGAGTCCGCTCTCAATGATCTCGTCGAACAGACGTGTCTGCGGTCGGTCGAGTGGCTGCCGGAGGTCGTGTCGACGAATACGCTGGCGCTGCAGCAGGCGGCGGACGTCGCCGCCGACCAGTTGCCGCGACTCTTCTGGGCGGATCGGCAGACGGCCGGGCGAGGGCGGGGAACGAATGCGTGGTGGTCGAGTGAGGGCTCGCTGACGTTTTCCGTTCTGCTGGCCCCCAGTGCCTGGGGATTGCCGGAGGCCGCCTGGCCGCAAGTCTCCCTGGCGACAGGCGTCGCCGTCTGCGAGGCGCTGGGAGAACTGTTTCCCGGCCTGCCCGTGGGGGTCAAGTGGCCGAACGACGTGTTCTGCCGGGGACGGAAGCTCGGGGGGATTCTGCTGGAGCCGAGCGATCGCGTTGCGGACCGGCTGGTGATCGGAATCGGCCTGAATGTGAATAATTCGTTGACGGGTGCGCCGGACGCGATTCGGATTCTCGCGACAAGCCTGTGTGACGAGTCGGGGGGGGCGACAGCCCGAGAGGTGATTCTGACGCGTGTCCTTCAGGCGTTGGATCGAATGTGTCAGCGGCTGGCGGTCGGGGACATCGACTGGCCGGTCGAGTGGAGTCGCCACTGTGTTCTGACCGGGCGGCGAATCCAAGTGACGGCAGGTGACCGGGTAATTGAGGGGGTCTGCGCCGGCATCGACGAAATGGGCGCGTTGCGCGTCGGGACACTGACGGGAATCGAGCGGTGTCTGGGAGGGACCGTGCGCGTGATTTCCGAGGTGTGA
- a CDS encoding RNA recognition motif domain-containing protein has translation MAKNLYVGNLPYQTTADDLREAFSAFGTVTRAQVVSDRETGRSRGFGFVEMSDGAEQAVEGLNGAPFQGRTLTVNEARPREERSGGGGGGYGGGGGGGSRGGSRGGGGGYGGGGGGGYGGGGGGYGGGGGGGRY, from the coding sequence ATGGCTAAGAATCTTTATGTCGGAAACCTCCCCTACCAGACGACCGCGGATGACCTTCGCGAAGCGTTCTCCGCGTTCGGGACCGTGACCCGCGCCCAGGTGGTGTCGGATCGCGAAACCGGCCGGTCACGGGGATTTGGTTTCGTCGAAATGTCGGACGGGGCCGAGCAGGCTGTTGAAGGACTGAATGGCGCTCCCTTTCAGGGACGCACGCTGACCGTCAATGAAGCTCGTCCGCGTGAAGAACGCAGCGGCGGCGGTGGCGGTGGATACGGCGGTGGTGGCGGCGGAGGATCCCGCGGCGGTTCCCGCGGTGGTGGCGGCGGCTACGGCGGTGGTGGTGGCGGCGGCTACGGTGGCGGCGGCGGTGGATATGGCGGCGGTGGCGGCGGTGGCCGTTACTAA
- a CDS encoding alpha/beta hydrolase codes for MSREAAKPLIVCCLVVAGCASLGPLSPLRPVERSLLFHPAAWPQGEWEPDGLTPEDAWFTAADGTRLHGWYVDHPEPRGVALLCHGNAGNISGLAETLQILNQRHGLAVLAFDYRGYGRSEGKPSEAGILQDARAARTWLARRAGVAESDVTLMGVSLGGGVAVDLAQDGARGLVLASTFTSLPAAAKHHFSWLPTGSMMTFRMNSLEKIRNYPGPVLISHGDADEVIPFAHGQQLYEAAPGEKTFFRVPGGHHNDPQPEEYRVAFDAFLERLPPMSRR; via the coding sequence ATGTCTCGCGAAGCCGCAAAGCCGCTGATTGTGTGCTGCCTCGTAGTCGCCGGCTGCGCCTCGCTGGGTCCGCTGTCGCCACTCCGTCCCGTCGAGCGAAGCCTGCTGTTCCATCCCGCGGCCTGGCCCCAGGGAGAATGGGAGCCCGACGGTTTGACTCCCGAAGATGCCTGGTTCACGGCCGCCGACGGAACCCGCCTGCACGGCTGGTATGTCGATCATCCCGAACCGCGTGGCGTGGCGCTGCTCTGCCACGGAAACGCGGGGAATATCTCCGGTCTCGCCGAGACGCTGCAGATTCTGAATCAGCGGCATGGTCTGGCGGTCCTGGCCTTCGACTATCGCGGTTACGGTCGGAGCGAGGGGAAGCCGTCCGAGGCGGGGATTTTGCAGGATGCCCGCGCCGCACGGACCTGGCTCGCCCGACGGGCGGGCGTGGCGGAGTCCGACGTGACGCTGATGGGCGTCTCGCTCGGCGGAGGGGTGGCGGTCGACCTGGCCCAGGACGGGGCCCGGGGGCTGGTGCTGGCGAGCACGTTTACCTCGTTGCCGGCGGCAGCCAAGCACCATTTTTCCTGGCTGCCAACCGGCTCAATGATGACGTTCCGGATGAATTCGCTGGAAAAGATCCGCAACTACCCGGGGCCGGTGCTGATCAGTCACGGCGACGCGGACGAAGTCATTCCGTTTGCGCACGGGCAGCAGCTCTACGAAGCGGCGCCGGGCGAGAAGACCTTCTTTCGCGTTCCCGGCGGTCACCACAACGATCCGCAACCCGAAGAATACCGGGTGGCGTTTGACGCGTTTCTCGAGCGGCTGCCGCCGATGAGCAGACGGTGA
- a CDS encoding sulfatase, whose translation MLRWCLVFTLFAVGAARDLHAAERLNVLFLIADDLNCDLQCYGHPVVKTPHIDALAKRGVRFEQAYCQFPLCSPSRSSFLTGRRPNATQIHTNPGGARFSTQYRPTPHFRDFIPDTVTLPELFKNNGYFSARVGKLYHYGVPGQIGTSGLDDDKSWNFVVNPAGRDKAEENKIFTLTPGSYGGTLSWLAAEGADEEQTDGLAATAAESLLEEHKDQPFFLAVGFYRPHTPYVAPKSYFKGYPTSGITLPELSADDKERVPPLAYASAKKDQEALSDDLRREAIQAYWASISFMDAQVGRVVATLDRLGLADKTVIVMTSDHGYHMYQHGLWQKMSLFENSAHVPLIIAAPGAAANGKSTPALAELVDLYPTLADLCGLKAPDYLDGVSLRPVLQDAQATVKPAAYTQVRRGKVDGYSVRTPRWRFTSWDAGRKGEQLYDLQADPQEARNLINDPAHKDTVAELRKSIADYAASANPEDRKQR comes from the coding sequence ATGTTGCGCTGGTGCCTGGTCTTCACCCTGTTCGCCGTTGGCGCCGCCCGCGATCTCCACGCGGCGGAACGGCTCAACGTCCTGTTCCTGATCGCCGACGACCTGAACTGTGACTTGCAGTGCTACGGTCATCCCGTCGTCAAGACGCCTCACATCGACGCTCTGGCGAAGCGCGGCGTACGGTTCGAACAAGCCTACTGCCAGTTCCCCCTCTGCAGTCCGAGCCGGAGCTCGTTCCTGACCGGGCGGCGTCCCAACGCCACGCAGATTCACACCAATCCGGGAGGGGCGCGGTTCTCCACCCAATACCGCCCCACGCCCCACTTCCGCGACTTCATCCCCGACACCGTCACCCTCCCCGAACTGTTCAAGAACAACGGCTACTTCTCGGCACGCGTCGGCAAGCTGTATCACTACGGCGTCCCGGGTCAGATCGGCACCAGCGGACTCGACGACGACAAGTCCTGGAACTTCGTCGTGAATCCCGCCGGCCGCGACAAAGCCGAGGAAAACAAGATCTTCACGCTCACTCCCGGCAGCTACGGCGGCACGCTGAGCTGGCTCGCCGCGGAAGGCGCCGACGAAGAGCAGACCGACGGACTGGCGGCGACCGCGGCGGAAAGCCTGCTGGAAGAGCACAAGGATCAGCCGTTCTTTCTGGCGGTCGGCTTCTATCGGCCGCATACGCCCTACGTCGCGCCGAAATCCTATTTCAAAGGCTACCCCACGTCCGGCATCACGCTGCCCGAACTTTCGGCGGACGACAAAGAACGGGTGCCGCCGCTGGCCTACGCCAGCGCGAAGAAAGACCAGGAAGCGCTGTCCGACGATCTGCGTCGCGAGGCGATCCAGGCGTACTGGGCCTCGATCTCATTTATGGACGCTCAGGTCGGTCGCGTTGTCGCCACTCTCGACCGGCTCGGGCTGGCCGACAAGACCGTGATCGTGATGACCAGCGACCACGGTTATCACATGTACCAGCACGGCCTCTGGCAGAAAATGAGCCTGTTCGAAAACTCGGCCCACGTCCCCCTGATCATCGCCGCCCCCGGCGCTGCGGCGAACGGCAAGTCGACGCCGGCTCTCGCCGAACTGGTCGACCTCTACCCGACGCTCGCAGACTTGTGCGGCCTGAAGGCGCCCGACTATCTCGACGGAGTCAGCCTCCGCCCCGTACTGCAGGACGCGCAGGCCACCGTCAAACCGGCCGCATACACACAAGTGCGACGCGGTAAGGTCGACGGCTACAGCGTCCGCACTCCCCGCTGGAGGTTCACAAGCTGGGACGCCGGCAGGAAGGGAGAACAGCTCTACGACCTGCAGGCCGATCCGCAGGAGGCCCGCAATCTCATTAACGACCCAGCTCACAAGGACACGGTCGCGGAGCTGCGAAAATCGATCGCCGACTATGCAGCGAGTGCAAATCCCGAGGACAGAAAGCAACGCTGA
- the ftsH gene encoding ATP-dependent zinc metalloprotease FtsH — MASSDSGSSSSAPPEPPRKPAPRKPERGPASNVFWFLMIGIVISALVFSFGGRNRNGQELTVSEFKDQIRNGTLNPTNVYELEITPASITFQDLPRQPSNSKATPKTFTVHTVGLRDESQKSIIDLLEANKINYRGASQPPDWQQVAYLLIVPVMFLVFFLYIFRRMSGPGSAMSFGRSRGRMYAQEDLGVTFADVAGIDEPLEELREIVEFLRNPAKYQALGGRIPHGVLLVGPPGTGKTLLAKAVAGEAGVPFFSLSGSDFVELFVGVGASRVRDLFAQAVQKAPSIIFIDEMDAIGKRRGEGGPGGHDERDQTLNALLVEMDGFSSEQSVIVMAATNRPDTLDPALMRPGRFDRHVVVDRPDIKGREAILVVHARRVKLDDGVNLKHLARLTPGFVGADLANLVNEAALLAARKNKTSVTAVEFEEGIERVVAGLEKTTRIIPDEEKQRVAYHEIGHALVACTLPNVDPVHKVSIIPRGIGALGYTMQRPEEDRQLITKTELQNRICVLMGGIAAEDIIYQEGSTGPSNDLQRATDLARRMVTEFGMSPKLGRVHYSEIVRSPFLGGANSTGDHQHSEETIREIDLEVRRIIDQAYTTAHEILLSRKHVVEHLTRDLLEKEVMNADQIAAILNQYRTGPQLKPGTFVPGKTVEETVIDRDAPPLGEVVQGG; from the coding sequence ATGGCTTCTTCCGATTCTGGATCCAGTTCGTCTGCCCCGCCCGAACCGCCGCGCAAACCTGCACCCCGCAAGCCGGAACGCGGTCCGGCGAGCAATGTGTTCTGGTTCCTGATGATCGGAATTGTGATCTCGGCTCTGGTGTTCTCCTTCGGGGGGCGCAACCGGAACGGGCAGGAATTGACCGTCAGCGAATTCAAGGACCAGATTCGCAACGGAACCCTGAACCCGACGAACGTCTACGAACTGGAAATCACTCCGGCCTCAATCACCTTCCAGGATCTGCCGCGACAGCCCTCCAATTCCAAGGCGACGCCGAAGACCTTCACCGTCCACACGGTGGGACTTCGCGATGAGTCCCAGAAGTCGATCATCGACCTGCTTGAGGCCAACAAGATCAACTACCGCGGCGCTTCGCAGCCGCCCGACTGGCAGCAGGTGGCTTATCTGCTGATCGTCCCGGTCATGTTCCTGGTCTTTTTCCTTTACATCTTCCGTCGGATGAGCGGGCCGGGGAGTGCAATGTCCTTCGGCCGCAGCCGAGGGCGGATGTATGCCCAGGAAGACCTCGGCGTGACCTTCGCCGACGTCGCCGGCATCGACGAACCGCTGGAAGAGCTGCGGGAAATTGTCGAGTTCCTCCGCAACCCGGCAAAATACCAGGCGCTCGGCGGACGAATTCCTCACGGCGTCCTCCTCGTCGGCCCTCCCGGGACCGGCAAGACGCTGCTCGCAAAAGCTGTCGCGGGCGAAGCGGGCGTGCCGTTCTTCAGCCTGTCCGGCTCGGACTTCGTCGAGCTGTTCGTCGGCGTGGGCGCCTCCCGCGTGCGGGATCTGTTCGCTCAGGCCGTGCAGAAGGCCCCCAGCATCATCTTCATCGACGAAATGGACGCCATCGGCAAACGCCGGGGCGAAGGCGGTCCCGGCGGCCACGACGAACGGGATCAGACCCTCAATGCCCTGCTGGTCGAGATGGACGGGTTCTCCTCCGAGCAGAGCGTGATCGTCATGGCGGCGACCAACCGTCCCGACACGCTCGACCCCGCCCTGATGCGGCCGGGCCGGTTCGATCGCCACGTCGTCGTCGATCGTCCCGATATCAAAGGCCGCGAAGCGATTCTTGTCGTACATGCCCGCCGGGTGAAACTCGATGACGGGGTGAACCTCAAGCACCTGGCCCGGTTGACCCCCGGCTTCGTCGGGGCCGACCTGGCGAACCTCGTCAACGAAGCCGCCCTGCTCGCCGCCCGCAAGAATAAAACCAGCGTCACCGCGGTCGAGTTCGAAGAGGGAATCGAACGCGTGGTCGCCGGCCTCGAAAAAACCACCCGGATCATTCCCGACGAAGAGAAGCAGCGGGTCGCGTACCACGAGATCGGCCACGCGCTCGTCGCCTGCACGCTCCCCAATGTCGACCCGGTCCACAAGGTCTCGATCATCCCCCGCGGGATCGGCGCTCTGGGCTACACCATGCAGCGCCCCGAGGAAGACCGGCAGCTTATCACCAAGACCGAACTGCAGAACCGGATCTGCGTCCTGATGGGAGGCATCGCCGCCGAGGACATCATCTACCAGGAAGGCTCGACCGGTCCGTCCAACGACCTGCAGCGGGCCACCGATCTGGCCCGGCGAATGGTCACCGAGTTCGGCATGAGCCCCAAGCTCGGCCGGGTCCACTACAGCGAAATTGTGCGCTCGCCGTTCCTGGGTGGAGCGAACTCCACCGGCGATCATCAGCACAGCGAGGAGACGATTCGCGAGATCGATCTGGAAGTCCGCCGGATCATCGATCAGGCCTACACCACGGCTCATGAAATCCTGCTTTCCCGCAAGCACGTCGTCGAGCACCTGACGCGGGATCTGCTGGAAAAGGAAGTCATGAACGCCGACCAGATCGCGGCGATCCTCAACCAGTACCGGACCGGACCGCAACTGAAGCCCGGCACGTTTGTTCCGGGGAAGACCGTGGAGGAGACCGTCATCGATCGCGACGCCCCTCCGCTGGGCGAAGTCGTTCAGGGGGGCTGA